Genomic DNA from Thiosocius teredinicola:
AGAGAAGGCGTTCTCGAAATAGTCGATCGTCTTTTTCAGGCCTTCTTCCAGCTCGGTGGTCGGTTCCCAATCGAGCAGCTCTTTGGCACGGCCGATATTGGGCTGACGCTGCCTGGGATCATCGGACGGCAAGGGACGAAACGCCATCGTCGATGACGATCCGGTCAATTCAATTATCTTCTCCGCCAATTGCTTCACTGTGTACTCGACCGGATTACCCAGGTTGATCGGTCCGATAACGTCGGCGGGCGACGCCATCAGGCGTATCAAGCCGTCGACCAGATCGTCGACGTAGCAGAACGACCTTGTCTGCATGCCATCGCCGTACAGGGTGATCGGTTCGTTCTTCAGCGCCTGAACGATGAAGTTACTGACCACCCGGCCATCGTTGGGGTGCATCCGCGGACCATAGGTGTTGAATATCCGCGCAACCTTGATCTCGAGGCCGTGCTGGCGGTGATAATCGAAAAACAGCGTTTCTGCGCAGCGCTTGCCCTCATCGTAACAAGCGCGCTCGCCGATCGGGTTGACCCTGCCCCAGTACGATTCCTCTTGCGGATGCACTTCCGGATCGCCATACACTTCGCTGGTCGACGCCTGCAGAATGCGCGCTTTCACCCGCTTGGCCAGACCCAACATATTAATCGCCCCATGCACGCTGGTTTTGGTCGTCTGCACTGGATCGAACTGGTAGTGGATCGGTGACGCCGGGCATGCCAGGTTGAAGATCTCGTCGACCTCGACATACAGCGGGAACGTCACATCGTGACGCATGAACTCAAA
This window encodes:
- a CDS encoding UDP-glucuronic acid decarboxylase family protein is translated as MRNYSTTKRVLVTGGAGFLGSHLCGRLLEKGYDVLCLDNMYTGTKENIAHMLGETRFEFMRHDVTFPLYVEVDEIFNLACPASPIHYQFDPVQTTKTSVHGAINMLGLAKRVKARILQASTSEVYGDPEVHPQEESYWGRVNPIGERACYDEGKRCAETLFFDYHRQHGLEIKVARIFNTYGPRMHPNDGRVVSNFIVQALKNEPITLYGDGMQTRSFCYVDDLVDGLIRLMASPADVIGPINLGNPVEYTVKQLAEKIIELTGSSSTMAFRPLPSDDPRQRQPNIGRAKELLDWEPTTELEEGLKKTIDYFENAFSA